A window of Watersipora subatra chromosome 10, tzWatSuba1.1, whole genome shotgun sequence genomic DNA:
ACCAACTTCTCAAAAACAACATATTGAGTTAAACTACCAATGTATGAAACACCAACTAACTGATCGACACCGATCTTTGGAAGTTCTGACCTTGGTGTATGCAGTTGTTCGCATCATCTTATCTTCAATGGCATTCGTTAGAAAATGCTGAAACAGTAAAAGACAATAGTTAAATTGTTAGTACTGTTACTGAAGTGTAattacagtggtgtgcataataAACTGGATCCCTTTTTTGGGAAACTAAAATTCTCACTTATGACATGGTTACTCCTTGTGAATTaagtcaatagccataaattatatattaaactagaaattcccctgccatacagcccacgaccaaagtgataatggaaaaagaaagggtgctgctggttgaaaaatgcaatgttagcagtcaaatggcactgcagtgcaataggagaactgcaatggtagctgaaATGGTAGGTGTagtgtactgggtgttattatgtacaacaaacagcaataatgaaaggaaaagattatatgtttatatctctccctgcaataggagaaatgcaatattagaagtaaaatagcgagctgctgtgtaatatacatatatatatgtaaatatatatatatacagtcaaacatggataactcgcccacggatagctcgaacacatggttaattcaaacggtttctttggtccgttcccacgtaatgataaattgctatagataactcgaactcaacactgttaaatcgaaatgttttttgcccaacggctaccgaaacggttgttatcgctttagaaaatcactttattccaagccatagaggtaaacctcaactttttgtaattcataagcgtcgttattaccaccatcggcaaaatatttctgtcaacgacttttctaaaggtttggtgaaatttgatttataccaaacatccgcttagcgatcgcccttcggaagcaaggtagagtgaggtaatctttgcataaacttcaagaaaaatcggcaaaaatgatcgtgggtaaaacgctcaaaagaaaaagatgtcttttcttttgagcatttcagcaacgatcaagttttgccaatgtcaatctaaaaaacgtcctggcaataacatcacctcaaacaacaaaccaatctcaagtgatagaaaaatctctatacttgttgataaaaacgttttaaactttacattagaagcatttaatttgaaacaagccatttgtgcttttgatttatattatagtttgtatatgtacatgtatctactaataaataagtaaatacatggacttgtgaccgtgctctgataacttgaacgctctgataattcgaacactttcgctcagtcccgtgaagttcgagttatccatgtttgactgtatatagctgggggctgtatatcattggtcatagcaaccaatatcaaaaagtgatatttatctagatttctgtatttatatctaaagaattatgctgaatttaaaaatctagacagattttagctggttgtcatagaaatagatgtacatgtatatctataagaaaatgtaggcctattacttaattttgcagatattaaaaacggcttggcagtaccgcaatattgagcacagccgtagtaccatcaacaaaatctttagaaaataataacggtaacatattgcacaccatcggtcactatatacttcgatcttgtaaatttgaatgactattcttataactaaattttataaaatcgaataattattcttacaattaaatattgtaataattttataggtaatattgtaagaatcgttagaaaaatatcatcgtcatttcctctactttcactgttttggacatcagttggaataccaaagtactcgttataagtgttcaaaatgtcagagtcccgtagaatcggcaaaaaagaaatgataacttttcagtacttttacgttaattacagaaaccttcgacaattagacaatgctatagactggtgagatgtgcatgtttttttcgtgaaatgcgcacgacttaatagttttactatttgtcgcacggccttattgaCGTTTCGTTGGCTGGTCTTCATTTTGATTGGAAACAGCTTGGCAAGTTTTTATCGTgttttttggccaaattaatctgtctatttatgtataatccgggcagatgagttagttttaggatgttacggtaacctttcaaagacttggtaacatatttaaataggtttatacatgtatgtgttttgtatcattattatttttaaacgactctacagaaaaatggttaaatttgttgaagaaatttcggtacaagggtttggtgacggccgttaacggataatttttcgggaattgtgtgcacatatgcatttattataaatctcccaaccaatcgcttcgctcgtgtttggtcgtgggattaatcctcattttgttctgatttcaaatatgtgaACCGAGCGgatgtaaaattatgttttggaATGATTAAGCAAGCTAAATTCCAAATATTCCATTGTTTTtggttgaagataacaatctgtacagatatgatcccccacataaatttttgtttgcttatttcaagtcatatagTTTGAACAACTTTTAGATCGGCATTAAAGTACAAATTTTAGAAACAATAAAGCATCTCATAAAACCTGGTGATATGCAATccaatcatttttatttcattggcTCCAGAAACTGAATCTAATCAGATTTGGGTGTATCCTGCAGATTATTTGATTGAATATTCTGAATTTTGACAAGATTTTGAATCTAGtgatataatttatgtttatttacaAGTAACAAAAGCAGGAACAGCAAATTATAAAAAGGTTTGAGAAATTTTTTCCATAAACAAAGAACGTCCAGTTTATATTGCACACCACAGTATCAAGTGCAGGAAATAGAATTACAGCCATAGAGATCGAGGTGCCTCTCACTAGAATCATACAGTGTGTCCTCAAAAGGTTTGAGCTAAAGCTATATACCAAGAAGGAGTTATGACAATGGTGATCACAATACTATTTTGTGGtccaatattattaaaattcatCCTATAAAATACATATGACCAAGGTGACACAAATGATAAGATTGATTTGAGCGACTGCTAAAGAGTTTCTGGTGCTAAAGATACTACAGAATCAAAAACCATTTCCAAAGTAGCATTTATCTAGTGTACAGCGACTAAGCATCATGACCGCTTTGAATCTACACGTGACAATGGGACATTGTCACGTGACATGGGACATGTGAATTGTCTATGTGACATGGGACATTTGAATTATTTGACTTACGTAGTCAAATAATTCAAATGTATAGCGAATGCAACTGTGACTTCAATACAATCTCGTGATAAAAATGATTGTAATCTTCACCAATGCAAAGTCACTAGAACTGTTCACAGTAATACCACAACATATACGTTACACCTTATACACCTTATACGTATTACAAAAAGTTGTGTGCTCATTCATCTTTAAAATGAGAGAAAGTATCTGGCAGTGTAAGCAACTATATAGTTTATGGGTAGCTAGATGTTAGCTGACGATTCTGCCAGTTCATCTGATATTTAGCggtcaaaaaacaatttttattttgttaaccAGATTTCGCCAGAACTCCTGACTCATCACTAAattttatagtataatattttcaaaaacctGAGAAAGCATTAAGACTGTGGAACCCACAGTTGCGGAGTAAATCAATAGTAGACGAACAGTGGATGAATAGTAAATGAACAATAGTTGAACAGTAGATGAACAGTGGAAGAATAGTAGATGAACAGTAGATGAACAGTAGATGAACAGTAGATGAACAGTGAATGAATAGTAGATGAACAGTAGATGATCAGTGGACGAATAGTAGATCAATAGTAGACGAAAAGTGGATAAACAGTAGAGGAATAGTAGATGTACAGTAAATTTACCGTAGATATACAGAAGATGCACATTAGATACACAGTACACATACGgcacatgtacagtatatttatatatacttaagaatatatatatttttgagcaattttGCAATGGCTCAAACTTGGATAAATGTATTTGAAACCAAGTAAAATACAAAGGACTTGAATATCTCTGCTTTATTTAGCAAAAGCTCAAGATTTCAGGATTTGATGAACATGTCTAAACTAGCGGCTTTGCTTTTTAAGTGTTTCACATTGTCGAAGAAAACTTGaggcatttctaaaattgattTGGATATGTACAGTTGTGACCTCTAAACTTCAGAGTAACTGTTTTCATTACCTCCACTTAAAGATGTTACCTTAAACAGTtccaatttttaataataacataagaCAATTCTATATTTGGACCTGCCACCAAAGCCAAGGCGTGACATAATGCAGTCAATCAAACATAAGTTAGGATTTGGTCCAAATGCTATATAGTAAGAACTCTAATAATGTTTAACACACGTATAAAAAATTCAAGGTGTAAGTTTTAGTAATTAACGTTACAGCTTTTGAAGGTGAGCACGAATGCAAATCATTGTACTAAGAAGGTAACTGAATTTGGGGGAATTGTAACAGCTTTTCAATGTTGTTTGTCATAGATTTTCATTCAACCAATctaagcaaaatatttgtactaGCAAGAACAAACCTGATTATGTACTTCTGTCTTATGAAACTTTTAATACCTATGTTACGAGTTATTGTTATACTATTCCTATAGTATTTTAGAGCCTATGCTTTAAGTGGCTATGGTAGTATCCTAAGGTAGCTCAATCACCAGCGTTGAAGGTACCAAGCTATTGCCCCTATGATATTTCTAAAAATGTTCTATTAGATAAATGTGTTTTTAGTCATAATGCATTCTATGGTAGTTTGATGTTTGCCTAAATATTGAAACAACTTGATAAGATTGCATCTGTTCTTTGAGATTCAGTTGTCAGATGCAATATCTACTAATGTCTTTCTCAATTACATCATTTTAATGATACTGAAATACAAAATTTAATATGAACTAGAAAAGTCATTATGTAGCGTTTCATAACAAAACTCTAAAAGCAGAAAAGGATTCAAGCTACTTCAGAATACTATTCAAGCTGCGTGAATAGTATGAAGATATATAGACTACGCCATCTTGTAAATTAAATTCACCAACTCACAATTTTTCATTGCCAGACATGACAGAAAATTTGCATAGTTTGTTTTGATGTTATCATTTATATAACTGTCGCAATAcactctacagttttaaaacTGCACTTGAAGAATTTGTGTCTGAAACTATGATTCTTAAAACAAACTATAAGAAAAAATAAGTTTACACCAAATAGGAGTTCCTGgaattttcaaacaaatttaaGTACAGAGGAATCAGGCAGCCTGCTATGAAAGGTGTTGTGACTCAGCCAGCTAGCAATTTTACAGAGCAGGTTTTAATATAAGTAGGTGTGTGTGTAGCTACAGCTAAAAAAAGTGAGATAAAGTAAAGGACAAGAAAAGAAGTGCTACAGCCTGGTATTAATTACACGATTACAGAAATTATACGATACACAGAAAATAGTAAGCAGCTAAAAAACATGaccaaaatgtttaatttaacAGCAGTTGTGGTGGTGGAACTAGGCTGGCTTTACTCTGAGTGTTGTCTTTCCTTGCTTATGTTGTTGCGGGAGTCATTCTGGGCGCaagttaacaaaaataaactacGAGTCAACCGCAATTCTTCAAGTCTACCTTTAGCCACTGAAGAGCCAAACCCAATAATACTACATGATGGCAGCGGTGGGATCACCAACCAAACATCAGACGCCTAAATGGTATGTTGAATCAGCTAGTGAAGTTTGTCTCCAATCAAGTGGAGCTCATGGTACCGATTCGCCAGTTACTCTAAGAGAGGGTCAGGGGCACTGCCAAGTAGGATGCATTCACAAGACTGAAAGGAATACTGGCTTCTAACGAAGTTTTTGCTGCAAACGATCCAAAACTTCAGACAGTACTCGTCATGGATGTGTGTAACAGCGGGTTAGGAGCTGCCTTGCTTCAGATTCAAACTGATGGTACACGCCAACCAGTCAGCTTTGCTTCAAGATCTTTAACAGAGGTTGAAGGGAGAGATGCAGTCCTTAAATTAGTACTTACACGGGCTAATGTTCACTGTAGAGGTAGACCACAAGCCTTTAGTCACACTGCTCAATTCGAAGAATCTTGCTGACATGCTGGCCCGAGGTCTTCGATTTCGTCTTCGTCTGATGAAGTACTCTCCCACAGTTACTTATGTTCAAGGAATGAAACGCCATGTAGCAGACTATCTATTAAGAACCAATAGAGTGCTGACTACTGTTAGCAAGGTTCAGTTCATTGATGAAGTGGAATACTTCAATAATAAGGTGTTCACACTAAACTCATCAGTGAATAACATACGTGACGCTCAGAATGATGAGCCAATCCTGCGAAAGGCAATATAATTCTGTCAACGTGGCTGGCCAGCCTACAAAGGTGAACATTCATCACTTGCACCTGATTTTGATCATCAGGGTAATCTGACTGTAGATGAGGAAGTGTTGCTTTATGATGGGAGACTCGTGATACCTGGCGGTCTTCAGCTGGAGATGCTCAATCTTGTACATGAAGATCATCAGGGCATAGCGAGATGTAGAACACAAACAAGGAGAGATATATGGTGGCCAGGTATGAGTGGTGACATAGAAGTGGTAGTTTGTCAATGCAACATCTGCCAACAACATCCCTACTCCAAAAGAGACACTGGCACCCAGTTCCTTCCCTGATGGCCCGTGGGAGAGACTTGGAATGGATCTGTTTGAAGTACATGGGAAAGTCTACCTTCTGATTGTAGACTACTACAGTCGTTGGATTGAGGTTCATGAAACCACCAAGAACCAGACTTCATCTAGCACAGTAGCCATCTTAGACAAAATCTTTGCAACACATGCATTCCCAGACTATATAGTATCAGACAACGGTCCTCAGTTTGCATCACAAGTTTTGAACAATATGTAAGAGacaacaatttaaaacttattaCTTCATCGCTCTGATATCCACGAGCTACAGGGGAGGCAGAACATGCAGTTGGCACCATGAAACGCCTCATGGTTAAGACAGGAGACCTTTCCGCAGCTCAGCTGATTTATCAATCAACCCTTTTCGAGAATGGATCCTCTCCCTCACAGCTACTGATGAGCCGAAAAATTGTGTACCTTTTCTTCCGGATCACCTTACACCTGCTCTCGCCGATCAACAATACATTTGCAGCCATGAGAATGACAAGTACAAGTATGCAGCAGAACAATTACAACAAACGCCATTGTGCTATAGACCTTCCGGGTGTTGAAACCAGGTCAAAAAGTATGCATCCGGGATCATATGGCCATAGGAGTAGTCTTACGACAGATAGCTCCTCATTCCTACACTATAACGAATTAAGCAGACAACACAATACGCCAAAACAGATCAGCTCTTATTCCAATGACAGCTCCCTCAGATAATCACAACAGCTAAATTACAGTGTAGACCAGTAGATATACCGAAAAAGGGGCGAAGACATTCAGTCTGTGAACATTAACAGTAGACCGTGACATGATCGCAAGCCACCACCATATCTTGTAAAAGAAAGCTACTAAACATCCCTCGGATAATCATGACATATATGTCCTATGATGTACTTTGTGTACTGAGACAAATTCTACTGATAACCATTTTCATTCTGTATTCTATTTCTTGTTTTTGCCATACACAGTGCAAGTTGCATTTGTTGTGTTTCATATCCCATAAGGAGATATGTAGTGGAACTACTATGGCTTTACTCTAAGTGTTGTCTTTCCTTGCTTATGTTGTGTTACGTGTTTTGTTCTTGACATGGGGGAGGGGGGTCATTCTGAAGCAAGTTAACAAAAATAGACTACAAGTAAAACCACACTTCTTCAAGTCTACCTTTAGCCACTGAACAGCCAAATGCAACAATACCACAGCAGTTATGactaaaaacatatttatttaaaaaatattttagggtTGACTTTACTGatggttttaaaattaaaagaaaaatcaaCAGTGGTACACCATGTTTGAGTTTCACACAACTCTGTTTTCAGGGAGCCTAATCAACCGTCGTCGCAGTTATCTTCCACGAGCGTCATTCATAAAATAGAACATAAACCAAGAGTGATAACGGTCATAATGTTATGATTATAAAAAagtataacatttttttattttggtttttcaaGTGATATTCTTTCCTGGATCCTAGACTTTTTATCGGGCAGAAGCCAGAGAGTAGTTTTAAATGGAATTTTTTTAGATGTTGAAACGGTAACTTCAGGAGTACCCCAGGGCTCGGTCCTTAGGCCAGCtgtttttattgtatatcaaTGACATAGGGCTTACTCTGACATCCGCAATACGATTGTATGCGGATAACGCATTAGTACACTGCCCGATTACTAGTTCATCTCCTGTGGAGGATTTTCAGAAGGACTTGGATAGCCTGGAGAGATGGGCGGGTGAATGGCAAATGTATTTTAATACCTCTAAGTGTTCAATAATAATTTTGGAAAATACCAAAGCTGTTAACAtccaaaatttaaaatatagatTAAACAATGTAGTTTTAAACACTGTAAACAGTATCAAATATTTAGGACTTACAATaacaaatgattttaattggaGTGAGCATATAGTCAAAAAACATTCAGAGGCTGTTCAGACTCTCGGCATGCTCAGACGAAATATCTCATCAGCACCACCTAAAATCAAATTAATCGCATATAAAACCTTATGTCGACCAAAAATGGAGTTTGCTCTTGAGGTATGGGACCCGAGCAAAAAGAAATAATTATGTACAATTGCTTGAAATGGTCCAGAACAAGGCAACGCGTTTTATAAGTAATCTGAGGGGAAGGAGGGAGCAGTGTTCGAAATAGGGGGGTACGCAGGAGTAGGGCATATCCCTAAAAAGAATTAGTGGGTGTACTCCCTAGGAGGTGTACCCCCTCTTATAAGGTTgctcatattttattaaatgcaGTAAAATCggaatgaagtgaaatattcacacaacgttttcttttttccttttctttccGAACTTATATTAGCTCGAGTTCTTTACACTGAAAACAGTGCGCATTTTCGGGACAAAAGAATCACGCTACTGATCTTTAATTTCTTCAGTTAGTTTTTTTGCTATTATAGCATATCAACTAgattattttgctaaaaaccTGAGAACCGATCAGTTTTCTATCAACCGACACAATCGACAGGACCCTGTGTCGGCCGCCCTTTGAAATCCTCGAATAGCTTAAGATTGCTCATTGCTTGGATTCTTCTCTTGTGTTCTAGATGGTAGTTTTGAATAAATTCTTGCTCAATATACTAGCTTCTTCATTGTTTCTTTCAGTTCATAATGAAAAGGCATGGGCCAATAGATAGCTTCTTTAAAGGTGAGTAAGAATTAGTGACTGTCATGAATTTAGAGtctgtatttaaaaaatagtgagtgactgagcttatcatataataatattcatggtgGTTTGGAAATGGTACTTTATTGTGTCTGGGGTCTGTGTGGACTCTCCATAGGGTTTTTTGACTCACTCACATCACAACCTGGAGTCTCCATTGTCATAGAGCACTCAGGTTGTGCAGCAAAGcccacttttaattttttactggACACAACACAGGGTTTTAAGTTTTAGAAAACAGCATAATTTAGGGGCATtcatgctaaaaaaaattttcggGGGAGGTCCCAGGACACCCGCTACTGAGAGGACGCAGCGCCCCTCTCAGACTCATCCCGTGAGCGGCGAGCAGGGCCGTCGGCCCTGAACACCACCCTCCTGGCATGACAGAGAGTACCCCCAAGAATCTCTCTCCACTTCGGATACTAGGAGGGAGTCACACAAGAAAAAGAACAGTGGGGCCTTGTGACTTTGGAAGAACGTAGACAGGTCCAAAGGGTTAAAACTTTACACCCTATTATAAATCAAAATACCCATCTTTGTAGGAATTAAACGATTTTATTGACACTTGTTTTAAGGATGATCGTCCACAAACACGGGCCAAATCCGAGGGACAACCTTTGGCTATTTCTAGTAACcgtgataaatttttaaatagttttataccGAGAACCACTCGCAAACTtagaatttaaccatttttaccTATTGATTCTGATGGGCTCCTCTTCCGCCTCGGGGCGGTCTAGAGGCTCTACTTTAACATGAACATGGCAAATAAATTCGaccaacattattaaatattctTTTAAAACCTGCCTTATTTACAATGTTTCTAATTATTACTCATTTAGGTTTGAACaatctaaaaaataatttaacgagatttatattaataaaaacacGGCAGCGTTGTTGATGGCAAGGTTTTGCTAAGTTCGACGTTTATCGAACATGCAGCTTACCTATTAGACattacgtacatgtatatgaaatgaAACAAAACGTTATTGGAGTCGCTGATTGCAAAGTTACGCCCTCCTGTTGGTCGAAACTACAAATATAGTTTCCTCATTGGTCTGTTTAAGTTATAGCTCGTGTTTCAAAGAAATAGATTTTATCACTTTAACTTCACTAAATCATTTTGCAGTTTATGTGGTCGGGAGGTTGACCAGTTAGTCACGCCAGCCTCTCACCGGAAAAGGCGGAGTTATACCTTCAACCGCTTTTGCACAAACGAATTGCATGTCATCAAAGCGTTCTACTCTCGCCGTCGCTCAGGTTCTACTTTTGCCGCTCCTTTATGGCGCTCGCTAATTTATAAGCTTGCTAAATACTTTACCGTTCAACGATGGATGCTGAAACATATGCTAAAAGCGCTAGTAGTGTTAGTTGTAAATGTTTAAACGTGCAGTTTGGTGTACGCTCTCTGACCGGAATAGGTCACGTGTCAGATGAAAACATAAGTGAAACAAAACCAGTTTCTGACGGGTTTGATAGGAAAACGGATTTCCAAGATGCTGCTACGATCAACTCGCTACTAGTTTCTCCTAGACTGGTGAAAACCGCTCTCTCAGAGCCGAACTATGGTGCTAATGTCACATTTATGTACCTAGTAGGATCTAAAAGAGTTGGTGACTGGGTTATCTTCAGATGTTTGAACTGTGACATTGTTACTCATGCGGTTTCTGCTGCAAATTCTGGCTTAGTGCTAGTTAATGCTGGAGAAATGTTATCTCCGTCCGATCGGGATTCTATGCTTAAACGCAATCCCCATTACTGCCACGCACTTGGCATTGTTTGTTTTCCTTCGAATACGTATCACGCAGAAAAAATCAAAGGATCTTTGAAGCCATCTATCACGGACTTCATTCGCAATGTTAAGGATAGTGTCAGTGACTTTCTTGAGAAGGAAAAGGCAAACATGCGTGATCGTGTCCAACAGTTTGAGAAGGAACAGATGATTGCATACCAAGATTTAGAGTACGTGACACAAAAAAACCAAGATAATTTAGAGAAGCGAATTTGGACAATATTTGGAGAAAAAATGGAGGATGAGGATAGTGCTTTTGAGCAAAGTGTGGAAGCAATATCATTAGACAGTCCCAAACTCTCCACAGGTAACTCCGCATTT
This region includes:
- the LOC137405693 gene encoding uncharacterized protein, yielding MDAETYAKSASSVSCKCLNVQFGVRSLTGIGHVSDENISETKPVSDGFDRKTDFQDAATINSLLVSPRLVKTALSEPNYGANVTFMYLVGSKRVGDWVIFRCLNCDIVTHAVSAANSGLVLVNAGEMLSPSDRDSMLKRNPHYCHALGIVCFPSNTYHAEKIKGSLKPSITDFIRNVKDSVSDFLEKEKANMRDRVQQFEKEQMIAYQDLEYVTQKNQDNLEKRIWTIFGEKMEDEDSAFEQSVEAISLDSPKLSTGKKERSSSAVDDMFELDPFAADEDDETANDDNFDSDAEDIPNYQTRGRYAGTADNLAKSVPIPIMRRMLGSTGGLIVSPDSPHERTPDPENMEASINALARSVGFDGTEIFGDLPRPRFNTGTRNTGARHY